A genomic region of Miscanthus floridulus cultivar M001 chromosome 3, ASM1932011v1, whole genome shotgun sequence contains the following coding sequences:
- the LOC136543531 gene encoding uncharacterized protein yields METVKMILALRSGIRLKVIFLLYNWWNERNSVREGEKRRQAAHIAGLSWKQAMEIENLHKPMQQESGVRRRMRKWQRPQAGKLKINVDGAFRELDKNGGWGYVIRDEDGRVIQSGSGRQRYACNAMQMELRACIEGVKAARELGIGEIILETDGALVVEALLHNAFSLSMVGGVVHELKELLAENFISTQVKYVPRECNRVAHELASYRECE; encoded by the coding sequence ATGGAAACTGTCAAAATGATCTTGGCACTACGAAGCGGTATCAGACTGAAGGTGATATTCCTGCTATATAATTGGTGGAATGAGCGTAATTCAGTCAGAGAAGGGGAGAAAAGGAGACAGGCAGCACACATAGCCGGCCTTAGCTGGAAGCAGGCGATGGAAATTGAAAACCTGCACAAACCAATGCAGCAAGAAAGTGGAGTTCGAAGGAGGATGAGGAAGTGGCAGCGCCCCCAAGCGGGAAAATTGAAAATCAACGTTGATGGAGCTTTTAGGGAGCTGGACAAGAATGGAGGCTGGGGATATGTCATTAGAGATGAAGACGGCAGGGTCATCCAATCTGGCTCAGGTAGACAACGTTATGCCTGCAATGCCATGCAAATGGAGCTTCGAGCTTGTATTGAAGGCGTGAAAGCAGCTAGGGAGCTGGGCATTGGAGAGATTATCCTGGAAACTGATGGTGCACTAGTAGTGGAAGCGCTCCTCCACAATGCCTTCAGCCTGTCCATGGTCGGAGGTGTGGTGCATGAACTTAAGGAACTCCTAGCTGAAAATTTTATCTCTACTCAGGTCAAATATGTTCCACGTGAATGTAATCGAGTTGCACATGAGCTCGCGTCATATAGGGAGTGTGAGTAA